Part of the Rothia mucilaginosa genome, ACCTCGGATTCGAAATAACCCCAGGTGTTGCCGGTACGCGAGGCGGGGTGCAGGTCACCCTTCTTGCGCGCGCTGTTCACGGTCGCGACCTCTACCCCGGCCATTTTTGCAACTTCTGAACTCGTCAAATACACGGTGAATTCGTGTTCCGTGTGTTCCGTTTTCTTTGCCATTGCTGTTATCCTTTCTTCTGCGTGTTTCCATGATTTCACGCCCTTCTGTCCCTCTCGTTTGGGGGTCCCCGGTGCCTTTTCCCACGCCTGTTTTTGGGCGGTGGCACCGGGGTTTTTATATTCTTGCAGTCAATAAGCAGCCAACCATCTGGACAGTATTAGTCACGACTATAATGCCTACCAGCTCAAACAACCAGACGCCAAGACCTACTACAGGTATTCGGCTTTCATCGCCATTTCTAGATGCCCTGCAGGCTCTGAGAGTAAACCCAGCCAAGACCAGCGAGAAGTGGGCGGCAACAACGAATCCGGCAACGCCGAAGCTTAACCCCTGCTAGTACGAGGAACATCGGCTCCCCTCTCCAGCCGGGAGCCTAGGAGGGGGATCACCCCCGCTTGCGCGGGGAACACTCCTGACCGTCCAGAACCGACCATTCAACGAACGGCTCACCCCCGCTTGCGCGGGGAACACTCCTGACCGTCCAGAACCGACCATTCAACGAACGGCTCATCCCGGCTTGCGCGGGGAACACACCTAACCCCAGAATCACCATCGTCTTAAGCTCGGCTCATCCCCGCTCGCGCAGGGAACACTACGTCCCCGCAGCGGCGGCATGTGCAACGGCGGGCTCATCCCCGCTCGCACAGGGAACACACGAAAACCGACACCACCCATCCCCTGCGTCCCGGCTCATCCCCGCTCACGCGGGGAACACCACAGGGAAATTTCACCCTGGCAGTAAAGGAACGGCTCATCCCTGCTCACGCGGGGAACACGTGTACAGCTCGCGTGCTTCAGAGCGGCGGAACGGCTCATCCCCGCTCGCACGGGGAACACACTTTATTTAGCTGATATGAATATCGTAGCGCCGGCTCATCCTCGCTCACGCGGGGAACACCAGTTTTTCGCGACTGAATGTCCAGCCAGTCGAGGCGCATCCCCGCTCGCGCGGGGACCACCCAGCAAGGCCAATCATCACGTCAGCCGGGACGGGCTCATCCCCGCTCGCACGGGGAACACATCACCTGGCACGTGCTCGCCTCCTGCCTCTGGGGCTCATCCCCGCTCGCGCGGGGAACACTTGCCGAGTATGAAGATGAGGTACGTGCCCGCCGGCTCATCCCCGCTCGCGCGGGGAACACCATCATTGAGGAGTCGAGTAGCACGCATACGGGGGCTCATCCCCGCTCGCGCGGGGAGCACCTGGCAGCCGAAAAGATCAGGATGAGCGCGTGGGGCTCATCCCCGCTCGCGCGGGGAGCACACCCGCAAGGGTTTCGCGGAGACCACGCAGACGGGCTCATCCCCGCTCGCGCGGGGAGCACCGGCTTTTTGATGCTGGTCTGTCTCATGGCCTGGGCTCATCCCCGCTCGCGCGGGGAGCACGTACCAAAGCTCACCCGGTGTGCCAACAGGTCGGGCTCATCCCCGCTCGCGCGGGGAGCACGGTTCTGACAGAGAATCACAGGGGCGAAGGCGGGGCTCATCCCCGCTCGCGCGGGGAGCACGGTTCTGACAGAGAATCACAGGGGCGAAGGCGGGGCTCATCCCCGCTCGCGCGGGGAGCACCTAGTAGGATTCCTAGCAAGTCCATTATTTGCGGGCTCATCCCCGCTCGCGCGGGGAGCACTAATGCCGTAGGGCGGGTCGGTGATTAGGGCTGGGCTCATCCCCGCTCGCGCGGGGAGCACGGTAACGAATTGGTAGGGGGGGGGTACCAAATCGGGCTCATCCCCGCTCGCGCGGGGAGCACAGGCGCTAAACAACATTGCCCTAGCTGAGAAAGGGCTCATCCCCGCTCGCGCGGGGAGCACCCGAGCGGGCGGGAGGGGGTGGCGAGCGCCTTGGGCTCATCCCCGCTCGCGCGGGGAGCACGCGACATACCGATACTAGACGCATAATGCCCGGGGCTCATCCCCGCTCGCGCGGGGAGCACCCGTCGCCTATGGTCAGTCAATCGAGGTTGAGGGGCTCATCCCCGCTCGCGCGGGGAGCACGAGATTCAGGACTATGACGGTATCCCTTTGGGGGGCTCATCCCCGCTCGCGCGGGGAGCACTTCTTGGGGTGCAGCCTGATGCCGGTCACGGCGGGCTCATCCCCGCTCGCGCGGGGAGCACCAGTGCACAAATCCCGTTGGGCGTTGCCGTTGGGGCTCATCCCCGCTCGCGCGGGGAGCACCAGTCCGTAAGTATATGCGAGGCGTACCGGGGGGGGCTCATCCCCGCTCGCGCGGGGAGCACTAATCTTCATGGTTTAGTGTTCCTCTCGGTTGGGGCTCATCCCCGCTCGCGCGGGGAGCACGACTCCATCAGATGCCATACATCCTCGCCGTCGGGCTCATCCCCGCTCGCGCGGGGAGCACGCAGAGCATCGCTTACCAAGAGCAATCCGAGGGGGCTCATCCCCGCTCGCGCGGGGAGCACGGCGGGGTCATACTCCTCCTCCCACAGAAGAAGGGCTCATCCCCGCTCGCGCGGGGAGCACACGTTCGTTCTATCGTCGTTCGACTGTGAACGGGGCTCATCCCCGCTCGCGCGGGGAGCACCTGAGACTATGGCATCTGCAAAGGCTACCGATGGGCTCATCCCCGCTCGCGCGGGGAGCACGCTGGTTCGCTGGGTGAGCAGGTTGCCGCCGCGGGCTCATCCCCGCTCGCGCGGGGAGCACGCACCAAGCACCGAAGCCAATTCATTGTAGGCGGGCTCATCCCCGCTCGCGCGGGGAGCACCCGGTTCTGGCTTGCTTTCGCATTCCAGGTAGGGGCTCATCCCCGCTCGCGCGGGGAGCACACATAACCGGACTGCGTGACGTTGGGGTCGCCGGGCTCATCCCCGCTCGCGCGGGGAGCACCCTGAATTTGTGTTCCGGTAAACCAGCGCCGGGGGCTCATCCCCGCTCGCGCGGGGAGCACAGTGGACTTCTTCTAGCGGTCGTCCCGGCGTGGGGCTCATCCCCGCTCGCGCGGGGAGCACGCTGTGGTGTGTAAATCGCCGTGGACTTCCAAGGGCTCATCCCCGCTCGCGCGGGGAGCACTCGCCAGCCTTAAACAGTGCATCCCTACCGGCGGGCTCATCCCCGCTCGCGCGGGGAGCACGCTCTGAATCCCCGGGTTGGTGAATCTTCTGTGGGCTCATCCCCGCTCGCGCGGGGAGCACTGCCTCAGCGTTGGCGGTGAAGAGGGCGCCCAGGGCTCATCCCCGCTCGCGCGGGGAGCACTCTGCATCCCAGAACTTGATGAACTGACGCCAGGGCTCATCCCCGCTCGCGCGGGGAGCACCATCCAGGAATGGGCACTCATGGTGACCGTCACGGCTCATCCCCGCTCGCGCGGGGAGCACTCAGACTTGCCGCCCACTTCAGAACCATAAGTCGGCTCATCCCCGCTCGCGCGGGGAGCACTCTGGCGGTGTTCGTCAGGGACGCGCGCGATGGGGCTCATCCCCGCTCGCGCGGGGAGCACTGTGCCGGGTATGAAGGTTTTGTAGTGCATCGGGGCTCATCCCCGCTCGCGCGGGGAGCACTGCCATGATGTTATGTCCTTTTCTGATTTGCTGGGCTCATCCCCGCTCGCGCGGGGAGCACCATAGGCTAGTAGCAGAGAATCGGACAGCTTGGGGCTCATCCCCGCTCGCGCGGGGAGCACATGCCGGTGCCGGTTTCATAGAGCACGCCAGTGGGCTCATCCCCGCTCGCGCGGGGAGCACGAGCTCGCGTAATGCTCTGGAGTCTGCCGCGCGGGCTCATCCCCGCTCGCGCGGGGAGCACTTGCGGTGGTTGAGGCTGCTGAAGAGCTGGCCGGGCTCATCCCCGCTCGCGCGGGGAGCACTGGGTTGCCTCTCCACCCGTGAGCCATTCTCTGGGCTCATCCCCGCTCGCGCGGGGAGCACAACCAGACCCACCCGCACCGGGTGGGTTTTTCGGGCTCATCCCCGCTCGCGCGGGGAGCACCGACCTCGCCGGTCACAACGTCCACAGATTCAGGGCTCATCCCCGCTCGCGCGGGGAGCACGTCAGGCGCATATGGATAGGCACGTCGGTGACGGGCTCATCCCCGCTCGCGCGGGGAGCACGTCAGGCGCATATGGATAGGCACGTCGGTGACGGGCTCATCCCCGCTCGCGCGGGGAGCACCAGGAGCTGCTCGCCATGCCGACCCGCTTTTT contains:
- a CDS encoding helix-turn-helix domain-containing protein, which codes for MAKKTEHTEHEFTVYLTSSEVAKMAGVEVATVNSARKKGDLHPASRTGNTWGYFESEVRRWMDWREENPPKSRAWGWNNSGTPRPHGVEVKEKKDK